ATCAACTCCCAGAGCACTCATGTGTATTATCTTTTCAACTTGAAAATCCTTTAAAACCTCATAAAGAGCTTTTGAATACTCATAATGGACCTTTTCAAAAGTAACTCCTTTTTTCTCCTGAATAATTCCGATTAGATGAATAACATATTGAGGATTAACGGCTTGCAAAATCTTTCTCAGTTTTTCTTGATTTGTAAAATCATCAATTTGAAAGATTTTTACCTTTTCACCGAAGAGAGCCTTTGCTTTTTGAGGACTTCTTACAACAAGATAAACTTCATGGCTTTTCTTCAAAGCCAGATTTACAATGTATCTTCCAACAAAACCAGTTCCACCTGTTATTAGAACTTTTTTCATAAAAATTTAAAGGAGGGCATATGCCCTCCTCTGAGTTTATTCAATCTGTAGCTTTCTTTCTTTTTTCTTTGCCTCTTCAGTCTTAGGAATTCTTATCTCAAGCACACCATTTTCAAACTTTGCCTTTGCCTTGTCTGTCTGCACATCCACTGGAAGCCTGAATGTCCTTGAGAATGAACCATAGGAACGCTCATATCTGTAATAGTCTTTCTTTTCTACTTTTTCCTCCCTCTTCTTCTCGCCAGATATGGTGATATAGTCATCGGTAATTTTAACTTCAATGTCCTCCTTATTTATACCTGGAAGCTCTGCTTTAACGACCAAGTCATCGCCTTCTTCATATATATCCACTGCTGGAGAAATAAACTCTGCTTCTTCTCTTACTCTCGGAACAAATGACCTGAACAAAGAGAATGGTCTTCTCATAACCTCATCAAAAAGACGCTCAATCTCCTCAAAGGGAGAAAGAATTGAAGGTTCAACCCTTGCAACATCCTTTGTTTCTTTTCTTGTCATAGCTAACACCTCCTTTTATGGTGTTATTGATATTAACTAACTAAATATAACATCAAAAATTCTTTTTTGTCAAGTAGATTCTGTCAAAAATCTTATATAAACTATATCAAATTATCAAAATTTTACTTGAACTTTCCTCTAAAACTTCGCCTACTGCAGTTGCCTGGATTCCACGGGATTTTAATTTTGAAATTAGAGATTGAGCTTTCTCGGATGGCAAAGAAATAAGAAGTCCTCCAGATGTTTGAGGGTCCGAGAGAATATCAAGCGTTACAGGGTCTGTATTACCAGTGTCAACTAATTTTGAACAGTAGTTTACATTTCTTCTTCCTCCTGCTGGAACAATTCCCATGGAGGCAAACTCGTAAACTCTTGGTAGAAGTGGAACCTTATCCTTCCATATTCTTATGGTTACTTTGCTTGCCCTTGCCATCTCAAGAGCATGTCCCAAGAGTCCAAATCCTGTAATATCTGTGCAGGCATTTACACCAACCTCCATCATAACTTCTGAAGCTGTCCTGTTAAGTAAAGCCATGGTTTGAGTAAGAAGCTTTGCTGTCTCCTTGTCAAGAAGTTTTCCTTTAAGTGCTGTTGAAAGAATGCCTGTGCCAATGGGTTTTGTTAAAATCAAAATATCACCTTTTTTTGCTCCCCTATTTGTAACAAATCTCTCAGGATGAACTACTCCAGTGACTGAAACACCATATTTTATCTCGGGGTCTTCAACACTATGTCCACCTATCATGAAAGCTCCTGCCTCGTTGAGTTTATCAGCACCACCTTTCAAAATTTCCTTTAAAATTGATTTATCCATGTCATTTATTGGAAAGCATACGATGTTAAGTGCCAGAATAGGTTTTGCACCAGCTGCATATATATCACTTAATGCATTTGCAACAGCAATCTGTCCAAAATCATAGGGATCATCAACAATTGGTGTGAAGAAGTCGATGCTCTGTACCAATGCGATTTCATTATTTAAACGATAAATTCCTGCATCAGACCAGTCTTCAGAGCCAACCAAAATATTCGAGTCCTTTGGTAAAGGAATATATTTAAGTATTTCTTCAAGGTCCCCTGGACCTATCTTTGCTGCTCAGCCAGCAGCCTTAACTTTTTCTGTAAGCATCTTTAATTCCTCTCCAAGTTTTTTTTAAATTTTATCATAATTTTTAATGATTTGCCATTTAACAGTTTTATCTGATAACATTAAAAAATGAACCTGAAGAAAGCCTTAGCCATTGTTTTCCTCTTATATTTTTTATTTCTTGCACTCTACATAACCATAGAACTCACAAAGCCAATTAACATTGCAGAGGATACGGAGGTATACATTCCAAAAGGAACAAGTTTTTCATCAATAGCCAAAATTTTTAAAGAAAAAGGCATCATAAGAAATGAGACTGTTTTTATCATTATTGGAAAAATTTATGGAATTGAGAAAAAGGCAAGAGCAGGATATTATTTATTCACTGAAGAAATGACAGTGCTTGATGTAATCAAAAAACTTCTTGAGGGAAAAATTTTAGAATATACCATAACAGTTATTGAAGGTGACAGTTTATACGAGGTGGCTGAAAAGCTTTCAAAAATAAATCCAGATTTTAAAAATCAGTTGTTTGAGCTTGCTTATGATAGAGATTTTTTGCAATCTTTAAAAATAGATGCACCTTCTTTAGAAGGATATCTTTTCCCTGATACTTATAATATTCCGAAGGGGCTGGAACTTGAAGAAATTGTAAGATTGATGGTAAAGAGATTCTGGGAGGTTTACGATTCAAAGTTAATAGAGAAAACAAAAAAAATTGGCTGGACAGTAAATCAGGTGGTTACCCTTGCATCAATAATTGAAAAGGAAGCAAAGCTTGATGAAGAAAAACCTTTGATTTCAGCGGTTTATCACAATAGATTAAAAATTGGAATGCCTCTTCAGGCAGATCCAACTGCAATCTATGGAATTAAAAGATACAAAGATGGAGTTACAAAAAATGACCTTAAAAACAGATCACCTTACAACACTTACATAATAAAAGGACTTCCTCCAGGACCGATTGCCTCACCCGGATTAAAATCAATCTTAGCTGCTCTTAATCCAGCTAAGGTGCCGTATCTTTACTTTGTATCCCGTGGAGATGGAAGTCATGAATTTTCAACTGATTATAAGGCACATGTTTCAGCTATAAATCAAATAAGAGGAAGCTTAGTTGATTAAAAGAAGAAAAACAAGAAGAATTTATGTTGGAGATGTCTCAATTGGAGATAGTGCTCCTGTCAGGGTTCAGTCAATGACGAAAACAGATACCAGGGATGTAAAAGCTACTGTAAATGAGATAAGAAGGCTTGAAAAAGCAGGCTGTGAAATAGTAAGAGTTGCAGTGCCAGATGAGACCGCTGCTAAAGCTCTTGGAGAGATAAAAAGAAAGATAAAAATTCCATTAATTGCAGACATACACTTTAACTATAAGCTTGCCCTTGAGGCAATTAAGCAGGGAGTTGATGGATTAAGGATAAATCCGGGAAACATAGGAGCAAAATGGAAAGTCAAGGAAGTTGTAAATGCTGCAAAGGACAGGAGAATACCAATAAGAATAGGTGTAAATGCTGGCTCTTTACCAAAAGATTTGATAGAAAAATACGGTCACCCCTCTCCTCAGGCAATGGTTGAGGCAGCAGAAAGGCATATTGAAATTCTTGAAGAGCTTGATTTTCATGATATTAAAATTTCACTTAAAGCCTCAGATGTTATGAAAACAGTTGAAGCATACCGCGCTTTTAGCAGTAAGTATGACTACCCTCTTCATGTTGGAATTACAGAAACAGGACCTGTGCCTGAAGGTGTTGTAAAAAGCTCTATTGGGATAGGGCTACTTCTTCTTGAGGGCATAGGAGATACAATAAGGGTTTCTCTTACAGACTCTTCAGTAGTTGAAGTTAATGTAGCCTATGAAATATTGAGAGTGGCAGGATTAAGACAGTTTGGAGTTGAAATAATAAGCTGTCCTACCTGTGGTAGATGTGAGGTGGATATTAAAAAAATGGTAAGAGAAGTAAAAAGAGCTTTGAGAAATATAAAAGAACCATTAAGGGTAGCTGTAATGGGTTGTTCTGTAAACGGTCCTGGAGAGGCAAAAGAAGCAGACTTTGGAGTGGCAGGTGGTCGTGGACAGGGAATAGTCTTTGCAAAAGGGAAAATTATAAAAACCGTTAAAGAATCTGAACTTGTAAAGGCTTTGATTGAGGAGATTAAGAAATCAATTGCTTGCTAAAAAAATATTTTTCAGGATAAAATTAAATATTAAACTTTTACGGAGGTTAGAATGAAAGAAAAAATTCATCCTGAATACAAAGAAGCAAAGGTTATATGTGCCTGTGGTGAAACATTTATTACCCGTTCAACAAAACCTGTAATCAAGGTTGATATTTGTTCCAAATGTCATCCTTTTTATACTGGAAAACAGAAAATTGTTGACACAGAAGGTAGAGTAGAGAAGTTCATGAAAAAATACGGTAAAAAGTAAAAATTAAAAACTTTTTAAAGGGGTTAGAATTGAATTTTATCTTTCTAACCCCTTTTTATTTGTATTGAGAGGAGAGTATTTTATATGAAGGATATCACAATTGGTGGACAGGCTGTAATTGAAGGTGTGATGATGAAATCAAAAGAAGGATGGGCTGTTGCTGTAAGAAATCCTGAAGGTGAGATTGTAATAAAATCAGAAAAGCTTAA
Above is a genomic segment from Thermodesulfovibrio aggregans containing:
- a CDS encoding Hsp20/alpha crystallin family protein encodes the protein MTRKETKDVARVEPSILSPFEEIERLFDEVMRRPFSLFRSFVPRVREEAEFISPAVDIYEEGDDLVVKAELPGINKEDIEVKITDDYITISGEKKREEKVEKKDYYRYERSYGSFSRTFRLPVDVQTDKAKAKFENGVLEIRIPKTEEAKKKERKLQIE
- the selD gene encoding selenide, water dikinase SelD — encoded protein: MLTEKVKAAGUAAKIGPGDLEEILKYIPLPKDSNILVGSEDWSDAGIYRLNNEIALVQSIDFFTPIVDDPYDFGQIAVANALSDIYAAGAKPILALNIVCFPINDMDKSILKEILKGGADKLNEAGAFMIGGHSVEDPEIKYGVSVTGVVHPERFVTNRGAKKGDILILTKPIGTGILSTALKGKLLDKETAKLLTQTMALLNRTASEVMMEVGVNACTDITGFGLLGHALEMARASKVTIRIWKDKVPLLPRVYEFASMGIVPAGGRRNVNYCSKLVDTGNTDPVTLDILSDPQTSGGLLISLPSEKAQSLISKLKSRGIQATAVGEVLEESSSKILII
- the mltG gene encoding endolytic transglycosylase MltG, which encodes MNLKKALAIVFLLYFLFLALYITIELTKPINIAEDTEVYIPKGTSFSSIAKIFKEKGIIRNETVFIIIGKIYGIEKKARAGYYLFTEEMTVLDVIKKLLEGKILEYTITVIEGDSLYEVAEKLSKINPDFKNQLFELAYDRDFLQSLKIDAPSLEGYLFPDTYNIPKGLELEEIVRLMVKRFWEVYDSKLIEKTKKIGWTVNQVVTLASIIEKEAKLDEEKPLISAVYHNRLKIGMPLQADPTAIYGIKRYKDGVTKNDLKNRSPYNTYIIKGLPPGPIASPGLKSILAALNPAKVPYLYFVSRGDGSHEFSTDYKAHVSAINQIRGSLVD
- the ispG gene encoding flavodoxin-dependent (E)-4-hydroxy-3-methylbut-2-enyl-diphosphate synthase, with the translated sequence MIKRRKTRRIYVGDVSIGDSAPVRVQSMTKTDTRDVKATVNEIRRLEKAGCEIVRVAVPDETAAKALGEIKRKIKIPLIADIHFNYKLALEAIKQGVDGLRINPGNIGAKWKVKEVVNAAKDRRIPIRIGVNAGSLPKDLIEKYGHPSPQAMVEAAERHIEILEELDFHDIKISLKASDVMKTVEAYRAFSSKYDYPLHVGITETGPVPEGVVKSSIGIGLLLLEGIGDTIRVSLTDSSVVEVNVAYEILRVAGLRQFGVEIISCPTCGRCEVDIKKMVREVKRALRNIKEPLRVAVMGCSVNGPGEAKEADFGVAGGRGQGIVFAKGKIIKTVKESELVKALIEEIKKSIAC
- the rpmE gene encoding 50S ribosomal protein L31, whose protein sequence is MKEKIHPEYKEAKVICACGETFITRSTKPVIKVDICSKCHPFYTGKQKIVDTEGRVEKFMKKYGKK